The DNA sequence ACTCAGCGCCCTTTCCGTAGATTATCCGAAGGACAAATTGGAGGTCATAGTTGTAAATGACGGATCAACGGACAATACAGCCGCATACATAAATGAAATGCTCAAAGAGCACAAGTTTACCTTCATAGACTGCAAGGAAAACAGGGGGAAAAGATACGCCCTGTACGAGGGCTTCAAGAAGGCAAACGGCAGCATCGTGGCAGTTATGGACAGCGACACGCTGCTGGCCAAGGACTTCGTGAGGGAGATAGTCAAGCCCTTCAAGAACAGCGAGATAGGCGGGGTTTGCGGGCATGCAAACGTCATACAGGAAAATACCCTCTCCAAGATGCAAGAAACCAACTATTTCACTGGCTTCCATCTTTACAAGAAATACGAGGCGCTGTTTGATTCAGTGACATGTCTTTCCGGATGCGGCTCAGCCTACAGGAAGAAGGCGGTTTTGGAATTTCTTGACGAATGGATCAACCAAAAATTCCTGGGGGTCAAATGCACATACGGAGAGGACAGGGGCCTGACCACACTGTTGTTGAGGAACGGTTGGAAGACGGTATATTTGCCCCAGGCAAGGACATCAACCCATGCACCATTGACAATAAAAGGACTGCTCAAGCAAAGGTTAAGATGGAGGAAATCCTTCAACAGGGAGGTGCTTTGGCAGTCGAAATTCATGTACAAAAGGAAAAAGGGATTCCCGGTAATATTCTATACGTATGCGATAACAAACATGCTGTCGCCACTCGTGGCCTTGGGGCTTGTATTCATATTGCCGCTGTTTGCAGGCCTGTCCGTGCTGCCGTTCTATCTGGTTGGGGTACTGATAGTTGCTGCTGCATATACGAGTTACAGCAAACTGTACGATGAGGACTTTTCCGGAGTATACATGTTCCTATGGGTCATATTCAACCTTACAATAATGCAGTTCTTGGCCGTATATGCATGGTTCAACATGAAGGACAACGGATGGGGGACTAGATAATAAGGTCGATTTTGTGCATGACAAGTATAAGCTTTTGTTGGTTCTCGCACTGGTTTTGGCAATTGCTGCTGTTTTCTACCTCAGCAACACTACCGTAATCAGGAAAACATTATATGAAAGCGAGCAGGCACATTATCAGCCGTACCTCGGCGAGAACTTCACCAATTACTCTGGAAACTTCAGGGTAATAAACTCTACAAACGAAAACTTAACCAAATGGCAGAATTACGGAATCATAACAGCATTTGCGAACATCAGGAATTGGTCAAAAATCAGCAGGATAGACCTTGTATTGACCAACTCTAAAGGGGAAAACGTTACCCTCTATGGGATAAACAACTCCAAAATACCGCGCGAAGACTGGTCCACCGGTCTGTTTCCGAACTATTACCTGAATTGCACGGGCCAGGACAGGGAGTGGAAAGCTTTCATGGTAGTCAACGGGACCAACTTCCTTTTCTGGCAGTACAACAGCACACTGGGCCTTAACATGAGCAACATCAGCTCCGTAAAGGCCTACAACAACGACACAAACATACCAATCCATGATGTTGTTGTGCAGCACAACATTTGCAGGTACAACAACGATCTGGGTGGCAATTGGTATTCCCCAATAGGTCTTCCACAGTACGGCGTTTTCTGGACAAACAGCAGCGGCCTGGTATTGAAGAACGTAAGGCAATCGCAATACCCGAGCAACGGGGACCACGTCAGGGTGTTGTCCAAGAACGTTACGCCGGAGAACTTCACAATGAGGATTGTATTCAAAGTCCAGAATGTCAGCTCAAACGAGTCGCAGCTAAACAATACCTACATCAGGTTCGGTTGGGATTTTGAAAATATGTACGATCCGGGACACAATGAAACGGTAATATTCGATTCGTTCCAGTACAATTACCTCGGCGTGCAGCGCGTCTTCCCAATAGTCAGGTATTACGCGCAGGGATCTGAGCCGAACAGCACCGACCCGACTTTCAATAGCTCAAGGGTAAGATTTACGTTTAAGAAAGGCCACACCTACGAGGTTGATGCACAGGTGGAAAATACAAGCGTGAAGGTTGAGATCTGGGATGTCGGAGGGCTTTGGTCCACAAAGGTCGCAAGCCTGAACTACAAATTCGCAAGGGCCCGCCCTTACGGCAGATATCCATTCTCCATAGAGACTACCGGCAATGTTGGGATAACTGTCAAGTCGTTTTACGTGCTGAAAGGCAAATCCGATTGAACCCAGTGTTATCCTGACAATTCATTTAATATAAAATTTATTTTATTCAAAAACCTCAATAAAAAATAATGCTTATATA is a window from the Candidatus Micrarchaeota archaeon genome containing:
- a CDS encoding glycosyltransferase family 2 protein, with amino-acid sequence MEYIHVKMSKLNVVYLALFLTSLAIAIFYSYIVIKLVSLNAFIILLVAYTIMVLFTVISRFPGAFLYNPTKYLKVSYQPAVTIVIPAYNEQDAIKPTILSALSVDYPKDKLEVIVVNDGSTDNTAAYINEMLKEHKFTFIDCKENRGKRYALYEGFKKANGSIVAVMDSDTLLAKDFVREIVKPFKNSEIGGVCGHANVIQENTLSKMQETNYFTGFHLYKKYEALFDSVTCLSGCGSAYRKKAVLEFLDEWINQKFLGVKCTYGEDRGLTTLLLRNGWKTVYLPQARTSTHAPLTIKGLLKQRLRWRKSFNREVLWQSKFMYKRKKGFPVIFYTYAITNMLSPLVALGLVFILPLFAGLSVLPFYLVGVLIVAAAYTSYSKLYDEDFSGVYMFLWVIFNLTIMQFLAVYAWFNMKDNGWGTR